The sequence CATTATTTCATCAAAGGATATTGCTTGATTTACAGTTCTCGGATATCCGTCAAAAAGAATTCCTTTAGCCTCGACTTTCTTACTTTCCTTAACGACTCTCCTCACAATATCGGTAACAATTTCATCACTTACCAAATGACCTTTATCCATAATCTCCGTTATTTGCTTTCCTATTTCCGTGGATAATTCCATTTCTTTACGTAGAGCTTCGCCTGTAGAAATATATTCAAAATCAAATTCCTGTATAATATACTTAGATTGTGTTCCTTTTCCTGCACCCGGAGGTCCCGATATAGCAATAGCAAACATGGTATTAAATTATTTTATAAATGTCTTCATAGTTTCTTCCATATCCATCATAATCGAGTCCGAAACCCAGAATAAAATCATTAGGAATAGATTTCCCGATATAATCAATATTGTAATTCTCCTTAAAGGATTCGGGTTTAAACAGTAGAGTTGCAATTTTTACATCTTTCACTCTCATTCCTGATAACTGATTAAGAACGTGTTTCATGGTTAATCCCGAATCAATAATATCTTCAAGAATAATAATTCGTCTATTTTCAACCGGAATATCAAAACCTATCAGTTGCTTAATATGTTCAGTAGATTTTGTTCCGGAATAACTCGAAACCTTTACAAATGAAATATTTGAAGCAATACTAATACGTTGGTAAAGTTCGGCAGCAAAAATAAAAGAGCCGTTTAAAACTCCCAGAAACAAAGGATCATCATCTTTGTATTCATTGTTTATTGCTTCCGCAATTCTATTTATGCTTTCAATTATTTCTTTATGAGGAATATATAATTCGAATTTTTTATCAAAAACTTGTATGATTTTATTCATCTTGATATTTTTTATTCGTTCATAATTACTGTAAGCACAATATCTCCGACCATTTTCAAGGATTTCGGATCTATTTTTGACATGTCATCTTCTTTTGTGTGCCAATACTCGAAGAAGGAACCGTTTGAAGATGATAAATCCAGATGAATAATATTTACTGTCGGTATTTTAGCATAATAATTTATATAGAAATGATCATCATTGATAGGTATTCCTTTTTGATCGGGAAAATACTTACCATAACCCAAATCTTTTGCTGTTCTCCATATTTTCTCAACAATTTGCGGCGCGAAATATTGAGAATATTCTTCTTTAAGAAATACCGGTTCCGAAGCACCGACCATATCAAGCAAAATTCCATAGAAAGCTTTGTATCCGTATGTATGCGGATTTTTCGCCCAGTACTGTGAGCCTAATCCCCATTCTTCTCCTGTAGTAGTTTCATTTTGTTTAGATTCGTGTGTTCCGTAATCTTCAATGTCAAAAAATATAATATCAATACCGATATCAGGTTTTAAGATACTTAACTGGCGTGATATTTCGAGGAGTACGCCTACGCCGCTCGCTCCGTCGTTTGCGCCATCTATAGGTTTAAATTTGTTCTCAGGATTAGGGTCATGATCTGCAAAAGGACGAGAATCCCAATGAGCACATAGTAGAATTCTTTTTCTGTTTGTCGGATTAAAAACGCCAATAATATTTTTAGAATCGAAAATTTCTCCGGTATATACCCGTGTTTTGAAAGATTGTATTAGAGCCGTATCTGCATATTGCAATAATTTTTCATATAAATATTCTGCCGTTTCATCATGTTCTTTTGTTCCGGGAACTCTAGGGCCAAAATCTACTTGTTCTTTCACAAATTGATAAGCCGAGTCTTCATTAAAATTTGAAACAAAATTAGCTTTTACTTCTTCCCGTTTTTGCGGTATATTTTGGCTTTTCTCTTTACAAGCAGATAAAACTACAAGAATGGTTATAATCAAGTAAATATAATTTTTAATCTTCATATATTTCGTCAATTTTTTCTAAAAAAATGATAATTTCTGCGAAGATAGAAAAAATTATTGTTATTCTTCATCTTCATTAATAATAAAATCTCCGGTAGGATTTTTAATTATCCACTCATCAAAAGCTTCATCGGATTCAAAGCCGCCATTCCCAAAAATAACATCTTCATTTGTAGTTATTTTTACAAATTTATCCGAATATATCAACTTTTTATTCTGATCCCAGATTAATTCATCAGTATTTAAAGTTTCCTCTTTATTAAAATTGATCAATACTACACTATCCGTAGCTATCATTATTCTTTTTTCCTCATAATTGATTCCGTGGTTTGCGTGTAGAGTGCTTTTAACAGTCATATCTTCTTCATAAAAAGTAGCAAAGAAGCCTTTAGGAAAAACCATTTCTTTTTTATGCGACCAATTGATTGCTTCTTCACCTTCTACGACAAACTTAATAATTCCGTTCTCACTATAGTGTATCTTAAAGTTATAAATAATTTCAGCAGGAAGCGTATCGAGTGTTTCATTGTATTTTTGTGCTTTATCAATAACAGTTTGGTCAATGCAACTTACATGGCATATAACAATTGAAATCATAATAACACAAAAGCGCAGATATGTAAAATACCTGCGCTTATAATTATTTCTTTCCACTATTTTATTATTTTTTTGCTGCTCTTATCTTAGTTGTTTTATTTATCCAACAACCCACTTCATAATCATCACCTTCTAAAAGTTCACTGAAGAAAATCTGCTCTGTTGTCGGAAAATACTGAGAATACAGAGCAATATTTTTATTTGCTCTTTCGGTTAAAGAAGAATCAATACGTTTTGCTTGTTCAAACATGTCAACAGCAGCCCAATAAATACAACCTTTTTCAACAGGATTAGAACCCGGGCATAATTTGTCGCTTTGTCCGTATAATTCACCTATGAACATCAAAGGTTCACCATTTGTTCTGTCAAGTTCAAAAGCCTTATTAGCCATTTCTCTTGCTTTCGGGAAGTTATCTAACATTCTATAGCATGCTGCCATTACATAATAAGCGTTACTTGCTTTAATGCGGTCTTCCATATTAACGGCTTCATTTAAGTATTTAATAGCTTCTGAATAATTTTCGTTTTTATACATCATTTTAGCAAGCATAAAAGCAGATTCGGGAGAAGGATTCAATTTGTGATATTGTACTGAAACATCGTGAAATAATTGCGAACCCGTGCAACCTTTGCGATCAAGCATATAGGAAATTTTTTCCAATAACTTAACATCATCAGGACTTTCACCAAACTTCTTAGTATAAAGAGGAATAAGATCTTCGCAACTTGCAAATGGTTCAAATACGGATTCAACACTCGACTTTACGCTTTCATATTTATCTTTTTCCTTTGCATTATGCGCAATATTATAGTCAATTATTGCCATCACTTTTTCATAATTCTCAAAAATGACATCTTTAGCAAATACGCCGTCATTAAATAATTGAACTGTTGTTCTAAAGTAGGCATCAATAATTCCGTCTTTAGTTTTATTTCCTTCAATTTCTATTGATTCGTTGAGAATATTATAAATTTGTTGAGCATCGGAAGATCTAAATCTCAGCAGATCCAAGCCTTTTCTCGACAAAACATTTCCTTTATCACCAAAATAAAGAATTCTTTGATCATATAGCATCATTAAAGAATCCGTATATGCTTCTCTAATTTCGCTATTAGCTGCATAATTAATTTTATCATATAAAATATTTACACCATCAACATAAATATTTAAAGAAGATTTAGGACAATTATCATATACCCATTTCCAAAATTTGTAAGATTCATCAAATCCGCCTTTAGGATATCTGGCTTCACGCCATTGTTTAAAAGGCTCTCTATATAATGATAAATTAGTAATACATTGAACGCTATCATTTCCATATTTAGGCAAATCATTAACATCTTGCGCTACAGAGACTAATGGAAATACAGCTAATAATAATATTAAAATTCTTGTTTTCATCATTTTATTTTTCATTATATTATTTTATTTATATTTTATTCTATAAAACCAAGTATCGTAAAGAGAGAATCCTACCGTAAAGTTAAAATAAGTTTCTTGAATCAAATCATTAGCTTTTGTACCTCTATTTCCGATATCTAAAGTTAAATTCACCATTGAGAAAGAACGAGCTATCGGAAAACCAACTCCAAAAGTCATGCCAAACTCATGTATATTCGAGTCATTAATTGAAAAATTTCCTTTATTATAGTAAGCACCCAATCTATATCTAATCCATTTCCAGTAAGTTGAAGCTGTAGATGAGCGTGGAGCATATTCAAAACCGACAGATGCTGAAACAGAATTTAACAGATCTCCTTTAGAAGTAGAAATATCCTGATATTTACTCCACTCAGTCCAATCAAAATTAGCTTGTACTTTATATCTGTTCAGCTTTTTCAACATAACGCCCGCGCCTATCTTTTGAGGAAGACAAACAGGTACATCCGAATTTTTAACAACAAAAATGGTATCTTTTAATGTTTCATCGCCTGATGAATTTAACATATAAGTATAAGCAACCTTAGAACTTACAGAAGATAAATTCTGCTGAGGACGGTATGCAACACCCAAAGATAAAAATAAATCTTTGCCGATTTTGGTGTAGTATTGTGCGCCAATATCAAACATCACGGAAGAAACTGCTATTTGTTCTATTCTTTTTATATTGACGAAATAAGCCGAATCGCTATAAAGAAGGGCTTGTGACTTATCAATATTACCGAAAAGATATGAAGCATTCACACCTAAAGAAAGATCCCACAACTGAAATCCGAGTCCGCCATAGAACGAATTGGTGCCGCCTGTTCCTTTAAATTGATACAGCTGACTCCCTGTAACATCATCAATGAGTTTGTTTTCAACATAATAACCGACATTGGATACAGGAATTAAACCTACGCTCGCCTTGATATATTTCCAGATTGGAAAACCCAATTGTATTTGTCCCAAACCTACATAAGTGTTACTTTCGTTATAATTCGAAGTTGCAAGATTAAGGGTATTAATATCAAACGAGGCTTCAAAAAGAAATGAAAGGGTATCAAATGCCGTATATGAAGCAGGATTTAATGAGTTAACAACGGTATGATCGCGATAAGCATATCCTGATTTGCCCATAGATTTTAAGACAGGATTACGTACATCCGACATATTGCCGAAACCGAAATTAGAATAAGGGGAATAAACGGTTTGACCAAATAGCGTCGAACTCATTAATAAAACTAATAATGCTATTATTATATACTTATAATTTTTCAAGATATACTGTATTGATTTGCAAATATCACATTTTTTTTTGAATTGAACTCTAAAAAAAGCTTAATTTATCAGCTGTTTAAAGGTATAACTTAATATGTTTGAATCGACAATTCTTTTTTATACACCAAATAAGCATTTAATGCTAATGCGGCCATTTCATCTTCTCCCGGATATACGCTAACCGGAGCAATAAAATCTACCATATCACTTATGTATTTTATTACTTCGTTATTATGTGCTATTCCTCCGGTAATTAAGATTCCATCAACTTTTCCTTTTAGAACAGCAGCCATCGATCCTATTTCTTTTCCTATCTGATAAGCCATTGCATTTTGAATTAGCAGCGCTTTTTCATTTCCTTCGCGAGCCCATTTGCCGACATCCTGTGCGTTGTTCGTACCGAGATGGCCAACGAGGCCGCCTTTTCCTTTTATTATTTCCTTAATTTCCTTATAAGTATATTGTCCGCCAAAACATAATTTTGCAAGTTGTCCGGTAGGTAAAGTTCCGGAACGTTCGGGAGAAAATGGACCTTCGCCATCCAATGCATTATTAACATCAATAACCTTTCCTTTTTGATGGGCACCTACAGAAATACCTCCGCCGAGATGAGCAATAATAAGATTCAGATCATCATATTTTTTATTGAGTTTCTTGGCATGTTCTCTTCCTATTGCTTTTTGATTTAAAGCATGGAATATAGAAATTCTTTGAAAAAGCGGATGTCCGGAAATTCTTGCAACATCTTGTAATTCATCTACAACAACAGGGTCAACAATTATAGCCTTAACATTATCATTATGATGAAATTTATTTATTTCATCTGCTATATCTGCTGCAATTAAACCACCAAGATTGCTTGCATGTTCACCTAATTTACATTCTACTAAATCTGTCTTTAAAGTATCATTAACTTCATAAACACCACTAGGAATCGGTTTCACAAGTCCGCCTCTGCCAACAATAATATTTAATGAATAAACATCAATACCGGCCTTATTCAATTCGTTGATAATAATATTTTTTCTAAAACCGAATTGATCGGTTATTTTTTCAAAATCTTGAAGTTCCTCTGCCGTATGTCTTATTGTAGTAATAAATATTTCATTGGTATCTTCATACACAGCAATCTTTGTAGAAGTAGAACCCGGATTTATAGCTAAAATTTTATACATTTTTTATATTTTTAATTATTAATTCACTTTAAATTTTACAATCTTCCGACCTGTATTTCTAAGGAGAAATTGTAAAATCATTTAATCAATAGTATATGCTTATTCGACTTTTATTTTATCTGTAAACATTTTCAATTACTCATGAGGCAAGCAAGAGCAACGCAATAATATTTTGATTTTTCACTTTCGCTACGCGACATAACAACTACAGGCTTTGTTGTTCCTTGTATCAATCCGGCAAGTTCACCGCCGGCGAAAAGCATCAAACCTTTATAGAAACTGTTGCAAGCTTCTAAACTCGGGAACAACAAAATATCGGCATCGCCGTTTACGGGAGTCGGAACGCCTTTTATTTCAACACTTTCTTTATCACAAGCCAAAAAAACATCAATCGGACCATCAATTACACAGTCGGGTAATTGTTTACGATCAACCATTTTGCACATAACAGAATAATCGGCTGAATAAGTATCTTTTATACTTGCTTTTTCCGAAGATCCGATAAGGGCTACTTTCGGTTTTTCAATACCGAATTGCTTTGTCATCTCAATACTATATTTAAGCATTGATATTTTCTGATCCAGGTCGGGATAAGGAAGAACAGCAGTATCCGTAATAAAAAGTAATTTATGATATTTAGGAACTTCTACAGCACAAACATAACTCATAACAGCTTTAGGTTTCATTAAACCTTTTTCTTTATGTAAAACCGCCTGAAGAAATTTATCCGTTCCAATTAAGCCTTTCATAAAAATATCGGCTTTATCGGTTTTAACCATTTCGAGAGCAATATTCAGTGCTTTAATATCATTCTGTTCATCAATAATTTGAAAAAGATTTTCATTTAAATTATTTTCTTTAATAATATTTATGATAAGATTTTTTTTACCAACCAGTATCGGTAAAGCGAAAGAATGTTCTGCTGCCTTGGCCAGTGCATTGATAGTATTGCTGTCGTGGCCGCAAGCTACTGCTATTTTAAATTTACGTGATTTTTGTTTTAGGACTGCAGTAATCTCATTTAACGAAGTTATTCTATTCATTTTAAGCTAGTAATGCAGAGATTGCTATAGAATATAATTTAGTTTTTACTGAATCGCCACGAGAAGAAAGAACACATGGACATTTTGCTCCGGCAACAAAGGCGCCTAATTCCGCACCTGCAAGTTTAGTATTAGTTTTGTAAAAGACGTTTCCCGATTCAATATTCGGGAATACCAGACAATCCGCATCTCCTGCAACTTTACTGGTCAATTTCTTAATCTCAACACTTTCCTTATCAACTGCAAGGTCTAAAGAAAGCGGACCGTCTATAGTTGCATTACCAATTTGTCCTCTTTCACCCATTTTGGAAATCACAGAAGCATCAACACAGGCGGGCATCTTAGCAAGAACTTGTTCTGTAGCTGCAATTATAGCCACTTTCGGATTATCAATACCCAAACCGTGGGCTGCATTAATCAAATATTTTGTGATGGCTACTTTTTGATCAAAATCGGGAGCAGGGATAATAGCAACATCACCGACAACAAGAAGTTTGTGATAATTAGGATTTTCAATAACTGTAACATGACTGAGAACACCTTTTGGCGGAACCAACCCGTTTTCTTTGTTCAAAATAGCGCGCATGTATTTATCAGTACTTAACAGGCCTTTCATCAATAAATCGCCTTCTCCTTTGTTAATCATATCAACGGCTTTTGCTGCTGCAATAGAATCAACCGGTTCATGAACGATAGTAAATTTCGACATATCAATATTATCTCTCTTGCAAGTTTGCTCTATAAGTTTAGTATCTCCAACTAAAGTTGCATTAATAATCCCGAGATTAACAGCTTCGGAAATTGCATCCAGAGTATGACTATCGCAAGCGTAAGCACCTATTAATCTTTTAGGTGGGCGTGATTTAAGTACTTCAAATATTTGATCTAATTTTGTTATCATAATTTCAAATTTTTACTATGCAAAGATAATAAAAAAGGGTAAAAGGTCAAGGGTAAAGGACAAAAGCTGATGTAATAATGTATTGATATAATAATGCGGTAATTATTGTATAATATCAATAGAGTGAAGGCCGATAAACAAATTAAAATTACTTATTTCCTGATTTATTGATTCTAAAATTAAACTTCATACTTTCATATATCATTATCCGAAATAAAAAAACCCGTAAGGTTTTTACGGGTTTTTTATTTTGTTTTTACGAGCCTTGCAGAGTAAATTTCACTTGCATTGAGAATTGTACTCTAACCTTACGGCCTCTTTGTTCACCAGGAGACCATTTCGGCATATTCTTAATAACTCTAATTGCTTCCTCGTCGCATCCGCCGCCGATACCACGCACAACTCTTACATTACTTACAGAGCCGTCCGGTTCAATAACGAACTGAAGCCATACAGTACCTTGTATTCCCGATTCTTTAGCCATTTGCGGGTATTTAACATTGTCACGCAAATATCTCAATCTGGCAGCATCACCGCCCGGAAATTCCGGTTGTTTCTCCACAATAAGAAAGATTTCCTCTTCATGAACTTCTTCGTCATCTATTTCGATAGGAACATATTCATCTAATTCGAAATTTTCATCCATTTCAACATCAACAATAATATCAGTTTCAATTTCAACTTCGTTTTCAACGATATTAAGAAGAGTAGTAGTCGGCACCATCTGTTTTGGTGGTGGTGGCGGTTTTTCCTGTTTAGTCTGAAGTACAATTTCCTCCAAAACCTCAACATCTGCACGTGCTTCAATTTCAACCTTTTGAATGTCATATCTTTTCCATTCAAAAGCTAAAAGACACACTGCCAAAGCGAAAATCAGACCAATTTCAAGAAAAATTATTTGTTTTCCTTCTAAATCCGATTTGCTGGTTTTTCTTTTATCCATAACAATCTCCTTTTTTTTAATAAATTATACCGCAGGCCTTTCTTCGAGGAATTTCTCGTAAGCAGCCGCATCCATTAAATCATTAGCTTCATCAGGGTTAGACATTTTAATCTTAATAATCCAACCGTTACCGTGAGGATCATTATTAATTAAAGCAGGATCCGATTCAAGTTCAACATTAAACTCAATTACTTCACCGCTAACCGGCATAAATACGCCTGCTGAAGTTTTTATTGCTTCAATATTTCCGAAACGCTCTTCTCTATCAAGATTTTCGCCAACGGTTTCAACTTCAACAAAAGAAATATCTCCAAGTTGACTTTGAGCAAAATCGGTAATGCCGATAGTAGCAATATTACCGTCTATACTAACCCATTCATCATGTTCAGTAAATTTAAAGTTTTTAGGTATATTCATATAAAATTTATTTTAATTAATCAATTTGCAAAAATAATATTTATTTTTTTTATTACAATAATTTTTTAATTAATTATTGCGCTAAAGACATTCTTAAACTAATACCCGATCTAAACGTAGAATTGGCAATAGATGTAACCAGATGCGGCCTGTTAATGGTTTGTTCATGGTAAAGTGCTATAGTAAGATTTTTACTTACCATATAATCTGCCGAGAAGTTAATAGAATAGATCTTTTGTCCGGAAGAAATCTGATTAACTTGTTCATCAATTCTTCTTAAGACTGTTATATTATTTCTTATCGAAAAGTCAAGTTTAATATTTATATCGCTATTAATATTTGTTTTTTTACCCCTGCCGCCAAAAGAACGAACAGTAAATTTAACATCCTTAAATCTATAACCTACTCCGAAAACATAAGCATCCGAAGAATTATCGGTAAGCTGGTTATTCGCGAAACTCATTCCCAATGTTCTTGTTTTATTAATCTGAACATTAATCATAAGGCTGTTTTGCATTGTTACTTCGATACCTATTAAAGGCGAGAATTGTTCTGTAATTTGTACTGAAGTTATTTCCCTCAATGCAATATAGTTAGAAGCGTCATCAAATGCGGACGGGAAGCCTGAGGTTTCTTCATAATAAATATTATTTGTATAGCTTCCGACATTATAAGTACTTCTATATGTATGTTTTAATGAAATATTTTTAAAATACGGTTTAAAGATTTCCAGTTTGGATAATCCGTTAAACTGGATATTCCAGTTCGGCAAAGGAATATTAGGGAATGTAGTAAGAGCAATTTTATTAGGATCTATACCGGCATATGCGGCAAGTAGTGCAGTCATAACGACTTCTTGTTGAGTAGGTCCATATCCCACGGGATACACCCCTCCCGCAATAGTATCGAAATATGTTCTGTCATTATAATTCTTATTCTCATTAGCATATCTAAATGCAATAATATTTCGATATTCTTTTAACGTTTCAAAGGTAACCGATTCGTTCTTTTGAGTACCGTCGCCAAGGTTTGTGGTTGTAGCCTTTGCAAAAGCCGATTTAATAAAAATATAAGAAACCTGATAACTACCGCCGTAAGATGGTGCATAGCCACTTTCTCCAAAGTTACCCCAAGCGTCTGCTTTATAAAGCTCCGAGAATGATTCTGTAGTTCGATAAGAGGCTGTTAATTCTATTTTAAATCCGCTAAACGGCTCATAGTTTGCACGTACATTGATATTGGTTGCTTTTGACTGGCTATACCTATTGTTCATAAGCGTATCAATAGTAAGCCAACCGTTGGCGCCCGCCTTTTGTCTAATATCTTTCTGACTTCCTAAAATGAACCCGAATCCGGGAGCTTTTTTATTCCATGTATAACCAAAATTATTTGGTTCGGGCGTATAGCCGGGTAAGATTGTACCTCCTGTTTGTTGATAAGAAATATTTATGTCTTTCAAACCGAAGATAATTTTAATTACTCCGTCACCAATGATTTTACCATAATTAACTTTAGGTTTTGTTTGCGGAATAGTATCAGTGGCTGAAGCGGGTTTAGGTTTTGTTGTTTGCGGTCTTCTCGCAGTTGTTTTTACGACATTCTTGACATAAGGGATATAGCCATATAATGTTGACAATCTAAGGCTTGAGGTAGCATTGAAATTTGCCGAATTCTCTATAGTATTACCCATTATTTCCTGTACAGACAAAGCACTTGCATTCCACCTGAGAGTTGCATCATACCTTGCAGTAATGTTAATCCAATTTAAGAATGGGATTTTATTAATCGGTACAGTCCAATTCAGTCCAGCAGTTTGATTAAAAGAATTAATTCTACCGAAACTTTTAACCGAATTCCAAACTTCTTGTCTATAAGCTTCTTTATCCACAATTATGCCTGATGGCTCATCAATATATGCAACTGCATTCGCTGCATATTCAAACTTCAGAGAAGTGGCAAAATCATGTTTAAATACATAATTTCTAGTCCAATTCCATTGTTTAGAAACAGTGGGATTAATTATTATATCATCGCCTGTTTTATTTCTAATTAATCTTTCGATATAGGTTTTATCCATATTCGTTCTAAATACGAATGAACGAGGCTGATAGTAAAAATTAAAATCTCTTATTAATGCAAGATTTTTATTTCTCAAGAATTTTACCTTAGAAAATGGTTTTACATTTTTAGGGTTAGCATTAAATGTATAGCCTAAACCACCGGTATGAATAGTTTTATCATAATATTCTATATCTATATCACTTTGTTTTGTTTTTGAATACGAATATGATATATCAAAGTTTTCAATGTCCCAGAAGTGAGGTTTTTTAGTGCTGCCCGAAGTTCTGTCTTTTCTCACGTTCATGAAATTGACATTTGTTTTTGTAGTAATATCTTGAGTTTTATTCTTATATTCTTGTTTTTCTTCTCTCGACATGTCTTGTAATTGGTTTTTCAAATATACATCCGGATCCAACGGATCGTATTCGGGAGTAGAGACTTCCTGTGAATAATCAAAGTGCATAGGGATTTTTACACCTGATGATTCAGGTAAGAATTTTCCTAACTCAAGATTTACCGAAGTATAAATATTGGCGACTGTTTCTTTAGACCTTTCACTAATGCTTGTGCCTATATTACCGAATCCAGGAGTAGAATATAATCCGGAAACAGAGACATTACCTAAATCCGCAAGATTTGCTGATAAGCTTGCGGTAACAGCCCAAGCACTTCTTTCATTAAAATTGGTTAATCTCAATTCATTAAACCACACCGTCATTGAAATAGGCGCTCCATCGTCGGTTGTAGATCCTGTTGTCTGCTTGGGATTTCTCACACCTATCATAATTGCGTTAACAGTACTCATGCTGGGTGTACCGAGTATTGTTATAATATTTTTACCGTCATATTCCGAATACGGATATATTGTTGAAATTGTCGGATCGTTTTTCATAGCGTCTTTACGATGATCCTTGACTTCAATAAGTTTTTCGAACTCAATGCTCATCGTGTTTTCTTCAAGCCAGATTGCATCCACATTAGTCGATGTTGTTCCCCAAGGTGTAATTGTAAGCGGAACTTCATATTCATAATAGTTTTCTGTAAGGTCATTACCAAACCTTATAAAAGCAGTAATTGCTCCTGCGGTATTTGCATATTTGGAATTATCGGCTTCTGTTTCTGCATGAGCATGAATAAACATCTCAAGATTTTTATAATTTCTGAAATCGAAACCTGATGTTTTATAAGCAGCACGCGCATCACCATCAAAAAGGTTAGTAACTGTAATAGCCATCGACTGCTCGTTTTGCTGTGCCTGATTTGTGGTAGAATAATCTCTTTCGCGTTGGATTCCACTTGGAATAACGTATGGAACTCTTTCAGTAGCGCCGCCGTTTTCTTCAAGACTTACTGTGAAAACATCAAAATTTGTTTGATTAACAGAATTGTGCGGAATATATTCACCCGGTGCTAAAAGATCTCCGCTGAACCTTCTCCAGTCGCCTTTTACTAATTCTAATGAACCGAAACGTAATACAACTTGCTCTTCAAATTCCGTCAAATATACGCGCATAAAACGTATTGATGTAAAATCAGAAATTACGCCATGAACCATATCGGGCTGAGAAATAGGGATTTTGAACTGATACCATGTAGCATTACTTCTTGTTCCGTTTTGTAATTGGATGTTTTTTGCTTCATAGACATCAGTAATATAATTTTCTCCTAAGATCATTTGATCAGGAGTTAAGGAAATAATATATTCATAAAAGTTTTCACTTTCACTAAGCGTATTATCATTATTAATATCCTCTATATTAGGGTTATTAGTAGCAGAGATATCATATGGTTCCGGCGAAAGTTCTTGCGCACATGAATTTCCTTCGGGGCCATTATAGTTTTTATATCTCATCAAAATACTTTTATAATTATCGTCATTATCAAGGTTAGTACCCCTGAAATATTGAAAATCATCAGCCGAAGGGTCTATAGCCGCATTTTGATAAGCAATATTATTTATTCCTCCGAATTTTTCGGCAATTTTAGATATATACGAATCGTAGAAGAAACTGTATTCATCATTATTTCCTTCACGCGTACTGTTCAATCCGTCATATCCTACATCCTGATAAGGTCTTGAAGCCGGGTCATTATCAAATGCATAAACCAAAGCTTGTAAATTAGGTACTCTACCCCAGATTGTAGTATCAACACCTGTTATTATATCATTAATCGGCAATCCGTTCTCATAACTTTTTCTG comes from Bacteroidales bacterium and encodes:
- a CDS encoding adenylate kinase yields the protein MFAIAISGPPGAGKGTQSKYIIQEFDFEYISTGEALRKEMELSTEIGKQITEIMDKGHLVSDEIVTDIVRRVVKESKKVEAKGILFDGYPRTVNQAISFDEIMKEYNVDFIGMIDLEVSEKTLIKRILARGKTSGRHDDNEESIKHRLNEYYVKTKPVIDYYKKTGKYFAVNGEGNITEIHLQMKNFIDKYIYS
- a CDS encoding hypoxanthine phosphoribosyltransferase, which encodes MNKIIQVFDKKFELYIPHKEIIESINRIAEAINNEYKDDDPLFLGVLNGSFIFAAELYQRISIASNISFVKVSSYSGTKSTEHIKQLIGFDIPVENRRIIILEDIIDSGLTMKHVLNQLSGMRVKDVKIATLLFKPESFKENYNIDYIGKSIPNDFILGFGLDYDGYGRNYEDIYKII
- a CDS encoding M28 family peptidase; the encoded protein is MKIKNYIYLIITILVVLSACKEKSQNIPQKREEVKANFVSNFNEDSAYQFVKEQVDFGPRVPGTKEHDETAEYLYEKLLQYADTALIQSFKTRVYTGEIFDSKNIIGVFNPTNRKRILLCAHWDSRPFADHDPNPENKFKPIDGANDGASGVGVLLEISRQLSILKPDIGIDIIFFDIEDYGTHESKQNETTTGEEWGLGSQYWAKNPHTYGYKAFYGILLDMVGASEPVFLKEEYSQYFAPQIVEKIWRTAKDLGYGKYFPDQKGIPINDDHFYINYYAKIPTVNIIHLDLSSSNGSFFEYWHTKEDDMSKIDPKSLKMVGDIVLTVIMNE
- the lptC gene encoding LPS export ABC transporter periplasmic protein LptC, yielding MERNNYKRRYFTYLRFCVIMISIVICHVSCIDQTVIDKAQKYNETLDTLPAEIIYNFKIHYSENGIIKFVVEGEEAINWSHKKEMVFPKGFFATFYEEDMTVKSTLHANHGINYEEKRIMIATDSVVLINFNKEETLNTDELIWDQNKKLIYSDKFVKITTNEDVIFGNGGFESDEAFDEWIIKNPTGDFIINEDEE
- a CDS encoding tetratricopeptide repeat protein — encoded protein: MMKTRILILLLAVFPLVSVAQDVNDLPKYGNDSVQCITNLSLYREPFKQWREARYPKGGFDESYKFWKWVYDNCPKSSLNIYVDGVNILYDKINYAANSEIREAYTDSLMMLYDQRILYFGDKGNVLSRKGLDLLRFRSSDAQQIYNILNESIEIEGNKTKDGIIDAYFRTTVQLFNDGVFAKDVIFENYEKVMAIIDYNIAHNAKEKDKYESVKSSVESVFEPFASCEDLIPLYTKKFGESPDDVKLLEKISYMLDRKGCTGSQLFHDVSVQYHKLNPSPESAFMLAKMMYKNENYSEAIKYLNEAVNMEDRIKASNAYYVMAACYRMLDNFPKAREMANKAFELDRTNGEPLMFIGELYGQSDKLCPGSNPVEKGCIYWAAVDMFEQAKRIDSSLTERANKNIALYSQYFPTTEQIFFSELLEGDDYEVGCWINKTTKIRAAKK
- the buk gene encoding butyrate kinase, coding for MYKILAINPGSTSTKIAVYEDTNEIFITTIRHTAEELQDFEKITDQFGFRKNIIINELNKAGIDVYSLNIIVGRGGLVKPIPSGVYEVNDTLKTDLVECKLGEHASNLGGLIAADIADEINKFHHNDNVKAIIVDPVVVDELQDVARISGHPLFQRISIFHALNQKAIGREHAKKLNKKYDDLNLIIAHLGGGISVGAHQKGKVIDVNNALDGEGPFSPERSGTLPTGQLAKLCFGGQYTYKEIKEIIKGKGGLVGHLGTNNAQDVGKWAREGNEKALLIQNAMAYQIGKEIGSMAAVLKGKVDGILITGGIAHNNEVIKYISDMVDFIAPVSVYPGEDEMAALALNAYLVYKKELSIQTY